The following are encoded in a window of Acidobacteriota bacterium genomic DNA:
- a CDS encoding transposase, which translates to MNHIAIDIHDQYSQICVMTQEREVIVEAKIPTTPAALGDFFRHRERSRVVLEAGPHASWIAPLLEELDHEPVVCHPQRVRLIAESRNKNDRVDAELLARMSLSDLELIKPIHPRSPSTLEQRSLLHSRAALVETQTRLRVMLRGLVK; encoded by the coding sequence GTGAACCATATTGCCATTGATATCCATGATCAGTACAGCCAGATCTGCGTAATGACCCAGGAACGAGAAGTGATCGTCGAGGCGAAGATCCCGACTACTCCAGCAGCGTTGGGGGATTTCTTCCGGCACCGGGAGAGAAGCCGGGTGGTGCTGGAAGCGGGCCCTCATGCGAGCTGGATCGCGCCGCTTCTCGAAGAGCTTGATCATGAGCCGGTGGTCTGCCATCCACAGCGAGTACGTTTGATCGCAGAGAGCCGGAACAAGAACGATCGCGTCGATGCGGAGCTGCTCGCACGCATGTCGCTTTCCGATCTGGAGCTGATCAAACCGATTCACCCGCGATCGCCGTCGACGCTCGAGCAGCGATCGTTGCTCCATTCACGAGCTGCGCTGGTCGAGACGCAGACCCGGCTTCGGGTCATGCTTCGAGGATTGGTCAAG